The nucleotide sequence TTAGCGCGTTGCGGCTTAACAGAAGTCGATTTAGTTATTCCAAGTATGCTTGAATCTTACTATGGTATTCCTGATCTCTTCCGCTGCTTTGTTAACAACAGTATTAATCATCGCCAAATTGAATTTGGTGAACCGATGCTGTGTGGTCAAACATCATCAGGTTTGGAGTATCTTGTCGCATTACCTTTTGAAGAAGGTATTCGTCATATTAATCAATCAACACCTCTTGGTAGCCTTAGACCTTTAGAAGAGATGCGTTATGACACTGAAGGCGCACCAAATGGCGTTTTCTTGGGTGATTTGGCTGATCGTGATGAATATCATCAACACCCTTCTTCTATGCTATTTAGAACCAATGAAGAAAATCCTGTTTTAGAAACCTTCTTTAAAGGTTATGAAGAGCAACAAGCGATGATGCTACTGCGTAGCAATGAAGAAACCTATGAGATGTCTGAAAAAGCCAAGCGACGCTGGGAATACTTCGTTTCTATGTTTGATAACTACAATCAACCGCCTGTTGAGAAAAAAAGTGGTTTTCTCTCCAAATTATTAGGAAAAGACAAACCCGAAGAGACTGAAAACCCGTGGCAGTTTATGATCAAGTTCGGCATTCCTTATGGTGAAGAGGAAGAGCTAGAGCATATGTGGTTTGTGCCACAGTCTCGTGATGGAGACACCGTTTATGCAAAATTACTCAACGTGCCATTTTATGTTGAGGATATGCAAGAAGGTGAAATCTATCCTATCAACACCGCATTAATAACTGATTGGGTCGTTTCATACGAAGACGATAGTTATACCCCGAACAATATTTACCAACTTTTTAGCCACCAGCAAACTCACTAATTAGCGGGTATTTACAATAACAACGCGAGCTTTTCATTTAAAAAACGATGAAGAGCTCGCCATGCTAATCGCCTTAAAATCTGCTGTCATATTGTGACCCGTTAATATCATTAATTAATTGTTATTTTATTGCTACATTGACACTTCAACTCTTCACATTCTGTTTTTGTCTAGTAACAGATAAGGTAAACAGCCTATTTTCATCTCAATATCTTTTCTCTGGTTGATTTAAATCAAGTGCAGATATGCATAGACTAGGCTAAATTATACCCAATAAGGATAATTATAATTCTCATTAGCATTAAAAATATTTATTATAATTAACCTTAATATTATTATGTGAATTCTCATACACATTAATAATTATCAGTATCATTATTCTTTGTATCAATATTCGTGGAAGGACAATCATGTCTCTGATCCCAAATCACAGTTATAAAATCTTGAGCTACTCACCTCAGATTAGCCCTGCATACAGACAGAAATTATTATCTTTAGGTATGTTACCTGGCGCTGTG is from Proteus columbae and encodes:
- a CDS encoding DUF4026 domain-containing protein, which gives rise to MDNRQQYLDIAAGQGEKVPSRIVAFPAQPLNYALIEQRLEEQTDYTDGEINYLSENIDDGFFYRCQHGDDELHFFVCLYPRDKDYEIRPMYSTDELTPQLLAHANSTTQDLLLETLFTETLHPLASYRHQLNFLNIIAPEMVLALDESAAGKALTPEWIRFQLETPDLYPEVESLYVIHAVYDTENDPPTMFWFHTHGLARCGLTEVDLVIPSMLESYYGIPDLFRCFVNNSINHRQIEFGEPMLCGQTSSGLEYLVALPFEEGIRHINQSTPLGSLRPLEEMRYDTEGAPNGVFLGDLADRDEYHQHPSSMLFRTNEENPVLETFFKGYEEQQAMMLLRSNEETYEMSEKAKRRWEYFVSMFDNYNQPPVEKKSGFLSKLLGKDKPEETENPWQFMIKFGIPYGEEEELEHMWFVPQSRDGDTVYAKLLNVPFYVEDMQEGEIYPINTALITDWVVSYEDDSYTPNNIYQLFSHQQTH